A window of Mustela lutreola isolate mMusLut2 chromosome X, mMusLut2.pri, whole genome shotgun sequence genomic DNA:
CTGTGTTGGGGGATGTCACGCACACACTCAGTCACTGAAGCCAATGAAACCTCCTACGCCAAGGAACCCACTGGAGAGCTCACCAGGGACACCGAGCTCTGAACTTGGGAGGCATCGCAGGGAACCGCCCTCCACATCCCCAAAGGAGGCTCTTTGCCCTGCATTTTCCCCCAAACCTCCCTGGCCCTGCACTGCTTCGAAATCCCAGGGCtctctcttcacacacacacacacacacacacacacacacacaccaacaggGAAGAACCAAGAAACAGCCTCACTTCGTGCCCGGAACCCCCAGGACAATCTGCCCACCACGCCAGGGCCCGGACCGCACCACAGCCACCCCTGGGGCTCAGGCCCTCCCTTCCTCGTGGCTCACAGCCTCTTCAGAGGGGACCAGGGAGGAAACCGGCAGCCCGGGATAGACCCGCAGCAAATACTCCAGCACCTGCAACCTGCTGGTTTCCGCGTGGGCCCTGGGACCCCACAGGAACTCGTAGCGGGCAGGGTCACTGCCGGGCACCTGCCGGTACTCCAGGTACCCTTCCTGCACCCAGACGTTGGTCAGGAGCTCCCGGGGCTCCCCGTAGATGATGTGCTCCTCACCGGCATACACCCCCATGACCCCCAGCGCTTCCCACACCACCTCCTCGGGGGCACGGTCGCCCTCCAGGAGGATCACCGCCAGGAGCACCACCAGGAGGCCGGTCTTGGGCGGGCCCTGCTCACCGCTCAGCATCGCATCGCAGGTGAGGCCCAGGACAGTGACCAGGACGTAGGAGTGCTCGGTGGGGTCTACTTCCTTCACCTCCACGCCGAACACCAGCCGCATGCACTCGGACGCCTGGCCCAGCATTCCGGGGAAGGCGTCCTGCTCATCCTCGCCGACGATCGCCAGCATCTCCGCCTGGCTGGCCGGCTCCTTGGTGAGATACTTGAGGAGCAGGAACCCCACCAGGTCAGCTGTCTTCTCCTGGAGTATGTCAGAGCGCCTGGGCTCGGCTTCTTCGGACTCCTCCCCGGTGCTGGACCCCTCCTCATCTGAGCTGCTGGAGCCCTGGTCGGGCGGGCTCCAGGCAGTGGCTGCCATGGCCGCGGGCAAGGGGCAGGCCATCTGAGGGCTCTGGGGTGGACTCGGGGTCCCCGCAGCAGAGCCCTCCTCCTGGGGGCCCAGAGACAGGGCcgagcaagagagggaagggacGCTGgactgggaggaggcagaggcggAGGAGGGAGGTAGGgtctcctctcctccagccccgcaCTGCTGTGCCTCCTCCAGGCCCTGTCCCGGTCCTGGACCGGggtcttcctccagcttccacaGCTCACTCCTCTGACCCAGGGGCATGGCGATGGTGTCGGGCTGAACCTGAAGACACATGTGGGTGGCTCCTCAGGGTGCAGCCCATCCAGCAGAGGCCCGGATGTCCCAGAGCTGACAGTGGGCTGCGTCGCCCATGGGTGCCCAGGGGTGCCCTCTGGGTTGGGACCCTGGCGCCAGGCTCACAGCAAGTACCTCACCTTGACCACTGGCACTCACCTGCACCGTGATCTCAGGGACTCCTGCCTCACACCGAGGGCTCAACAGCTGCTTCTCGATACCCctaggggagaaaaggagaagacacCTCAGGGGACACACTTAGAGCACAGCCCCGGGGCCCAGGGCACACAGGAGGGCTGGGCTGGACTCCTGAGTCTGCCACCCGTCCAGGCTGGGCCGTCCCCTCCTTGGCCTCTCAGGAGACTTCTTCCCCCTGCCAGGACCTAAGCCCCACGCCCCTTGGCCCAGAGGCCAAAGGGTCCCAGCAAGACCACGCGGCCCTGAGCCTCCACGGAAGGAAAGCGAGGGGGTCACATCTGGACCGGCCTGCATCAGGTCTACAGGGCTCGTCACGGATCTCCAGGGATGGCCAAATGTGGGGGTGCCATCTATGTGGGATGGGTCTGCTTCTTTGTCTATACCTTGACCCCAGGAAGGCTGGGAAAACTCCCGGTGTTCACTGGAGGCGACCCTCCTGGTGTCGAGGCCTCATCTCATGGAGAAGCCGGAAGGAAAAGCGAGGAGAACTCAGTCTGCCCACCGATGCCCCGTCTCCCCACTGTCCCCCCATCTCCCCATGGCTGACAGAAGTGTGAGGGCAGGCCTGGCCCCTGGGGATCCTCCCTCCTCCACTGACCTGAGTACAGACCCTCAGGCACAGACCCTCccctcccagagcccagggaaTTGGGGACGAAGAGGGGCTCAGCCCGCCAGACGCAGCCCGGGTTCTCAGGGCGGTCAGGTAGAGCTGGCCAGATTTCTGGGCCATCCCCTCCTCGTCCCAAGGGGGTCCTCGTTCCTGTCTAGGGGGTCCCCACATTGACTCTTGCTGTACCAGGGTGTCTCCCAGGTGGGCTTCCTCAGATGAACCGACTCTGTCCTCTCCCAGCATGGCCCTCGCCTCCCTGAGAGCTCCCAGAGGACGGTGAGGAGCCACCACGTCCATGTCCGAGGGTCCGTCCCCCACCGTCAGCTTCCAGCAAGATCCCAAAGGGCTGGCAGTGCGGACCGACCCCTCTGTCCTGGGATGGGGATGCCCTCGGGCTCCCGGGAGGCTAATCCTCCTTCTGGCCAGGGCCTGGtcttccacccacccccaacctgaGATAGAGGCCATGTGCCCCTCGGCCCGAGACCTCACTCCCCGAGGTCTCTCCACCTTCCAGCCCATGAGACAAGTGAGCATGCCTGCCAACTTGGGCCACCGCTGACCAGTCCTCCCTGGGCTGCCAACAGGGCACGGCCGGACTCCGGGCCACTGGCTTCTTTGTTGAGAAGGTAGGATCGGGTACAGCCAGTCCTGACCCAGGGTTCTCATCCTCTCTCCCAGAAGGACCTgagaccctcctccccaccccatgctcctctctctctctctctctctcacacacacacacacacagacacaaacacacgcacGAGCCCTCCACACCCCAGGCCGTGTTCCTTCTCACCAcagcccacagtctctcacacCCAGATGTGGACATCAGGACAGGCATGGGCTCCTCCTACACTGGGGCCTCCTCTCCGAATTGAACATGCTGGGGACCAGGATGCCTCAGTCCTCCCTCTGG
This region includes:
- the LOC131822066 gene encoding melanoma-associated antigen 8-like — encoded protein: MPLGQRSELWKLEEDPGPGPGQGLEEAQQCGAGGEETLPPSSASASSQSSVPSLSCSALSLGPQEEGSAAGTPSPPQSPQMACPLPAAMAATAWSPPDQGSSSSDEEGSSTGEESEEAEPRRSDILQEKTADLVGFLLLKYLTKEPASQAEMLAIVGEDEQDAFPGMLGQASECMRLVFGVEVKEVDPTEHSYVLVTVLGLTCDAMLSGEQGPPKTGLLVVLLAVILLEGDRAPEEVVWEALGVMGVYAGEEHIIYGEPRELLTNVWVQEGYLEYRQVPGSDPARYEFLWGPRAHAETSRLQVLEYLLRVYPGLPVSSLVPSEEAVSHEEGRA